TTTGCAGGCGACCTATTAACCCCTGAGCATTTTAAAAGTGGAATATTTACCCTCTTAAAAAGCCACACCTACATATATGCTTGCTGGTGAAGCGCACGCGCTTGACACCTGGAAATTTCAGTTAAaacatttttttatataatttttttgatttgttatctattttctattttttttttctttttctttcctttatcttcctcaattaaaactcattttcttcctccattaacacacaaacattcaatttcatcatcaatcatacatatcttttcaagaaatcaaccaacccattttcttcctccattaacacacacacacacattcaatttcatcatcaatcatacatatcTTTTCAATACCTTACAATAAATTTCAAATTCAAGCTCAAACCAAAAACTTCAAAGTTGTTAATGGTGTTCTCCGAAATCAAACTCCAATAAAATCAATTAAATTTTCAGAAAAGAGAAGAAGCAGCCCCGTGGAAGAGAAATTCTTGAACCCAAAAAGGTTGATTTCGAAATTTAGTATGTAtcttttaaaaattaaaactgGATCAAAGAATCATGAAATTTTTAAAGTGCAACTGAACAAAAATTTCAAGGGAGTTTGATCAAGTGGGTGACTGGGTGGTGGAGATGGTGTTGCAGTGAGAAGGAGAGAAGGGTGGTTGGTTTTGGTGGTGGCATTGTCGCCGGCGAAGAAGGGTAAGGAGAGAGGAGGCAGTGGCGGCTTGAGGGTTGTTTTGGTGGTGGTGGCTCATCGGTCGTCACTTCTGGCAAGCGGTGGAGCGGGAGGGAGAGAAGGAGATGAAGGAAGGCGGGGAGGGGTCATTGGCGCAGTGGTGCAAGCAATGGAGAGAAGGAGACGAAGGAAGGGGGGTCGTTGGGGCAGTGGCCGCTCTCCGGCAATGAAGTCCGGAGGCGGCGGCGGCGGCTCTTGATGAAAGAAGAGAGGAAGGGAGTAAAAGTGAAAAATGCtcagggggtaataggtcgcccgcaaaggttgggtgcatcATAATTAAACCGGTCAAACGTTGAGGGGGCATTTGACTATTTTCTCTATTTATATTGACAACATCTTTTTGTTATAATGGTCATTAATGAAATATTttctaaattataatttaaatttatttataatataaatagagaatcttttaggaatttgttataaaatacctgaatttattaaaaaaaaattgcattacCTGCACTAAATATATCTATAAAGTTATCCCTCTATGTTATTTTCGCTTGTGTAAATAGATATTAGAGTTTTtctaataataaaattaaagtttCTTATTCTGCTCAATTATTTCATTATAGAAAGTCGTCAACTTATCTACTCAATTGGAGTATCAATTTTCACTTTCTTCATCTCGCAAAATAATATTCTTTATTGGTAAATTTGTTACGTAGATTAACAAATTTTCTATAGAATTATATTAGGTACTTTGCTATAACCAATTAATTACATTAGTAGTTAAAACTTTTACTACCTAATTAATtcatgtaagttagcatgcaaaGGGTTTGATTGAgactttaaaaatattatttgataaagaagtactctctccgtctcaaattatttttcgtggttattaaaaatagttgtctcaaattactGATCGTCTTAAAAGTTCAAGGCATAAGTAATTTATTTTTCTCCATTTTAGTAGATTTTGTCATGAATAGGGATGACACATAAATAAAGTAAACAATTAAcggagagagattataacttaaaCATAAAAAATGATAAAGTAGGTAAAATACCCCtgctaattaatatttcttaaaggaagtgtaaaataaaaaataaagaggacaaataatttgagacggagggagtacttatttaaaataatattcaaaTTTTATTCATTACTAAATGACTCCTCAGTCATTAATGTTCCCTCAATGAAATTGAGGCAGAGAACCATTTTGTTGGAAGATCCTTTAACGCGTAAAATTTATGCGTTAAAGGTAACAGTTTTTTTTCATCAAGTACTTTGGTCTATTTGGCTTTTTTCGGGGTCATTTAGGTTCCGGGCTCTATCCTCCTGCACCTACTGGGAAAAGGATATTCCATTGTACCTAATATCTATTATGTTTAGAGTTTGATTTTTCAGATGTTTATTTAGCTTATGGTTAACTAATATGGATAGtcgtttttatttttaataaatttGGCTTAAAAAAATTTCACGTCGGTTGAGTGACTTTGTaagtaaaatttaaattttttgaaattattAAACTAAGTTAAAAACTACAAATCACTTAATTCATTGAGTATTTACATATCATTTTGACCAGAATAAAGATAAAAACACCACTTAATATGGACCGGAGGAAGTATTGTCAACCTTTGGACAATCTggtaatacatttttatacactgctAATTAAGTTTAGCTAGTGTTTCAAAACTATTCCGTATTTAACCACCCTTTAATCCAAAATATAATTTTGAGTAAAATATTCTTAGTTAAAACACGGAAAAACTCCACGAATTGTTTATAAGGTTTAGATTGATAAAATTTTGAATTCCTTGCATCGTTCATAGGTTTAAAAATCTAGCAAATTTTCATATTTAAATTGCAAAAGTTCGGATCACGTGAATTGTGTCCATGAGGTTTGAACTCTACAAATCGAAGGTGATTTAAAGCTCCATGAAGTTTTCACACTTAGATTGTGAGAGCtatttttaagaattaattttcATTGTCCAACCAACTACCAAAGTTCAgatattttttccaaaaattaaCTTTGCACATAACAAAAAAGTGCAGTGGTGCTAGTTAAATCTAACTATTGAACTAGGGAAGATGATAACTGCAGCTCGTGCACCTAGTTGGACCTCAGATTGTTCCTTTCAAATACTAATGCAAaattttgtgaattttatgaatctCAATTTATCTCACTTCAAACATAGTATTCGATATTAATAAGCTTAGAAATTAAAATGAAATAACTACACTTGTTCCTTTCAAATACTAATGCAAaattttgtgaattttatgaaaatTTATCTCACTTCAAACATAGTATTCGATAATAATAAGCTTAGAAATTAAAATGAAATAACTACACAAATGGGATCATCAAAACGAAACTAGAGATAAAACAAATGCTTAATAAGAGAGTCTGTGCTAGCCAACCATTTTTAAGATCACTCCCAATGAAACCTAATCTGTATAGATTATACAATAAGTTTAACATAATTCAGATATTTGACTGACAAAAGAAATGGTTAATTTGCAAAAAGTGAATAAGAGGAAAGTAATTATATTACAATTAACCCCTCAAGGAGTACTTTTTCCCAGAGAAAGGCTGAAATTTGGGTTCTTCTTTCTTTTGAGGTTCCTCTTTCACGGGTTCCTGCAAATGAAGAGGAGCATTAACAAGCTGATGCACTAGTAACCAAGCTGTAGTTAAACAGCCAAATGGATGTGTATACAATTTAAAGGATTCTTCATTCTTATAATCGGGACCAGATGTAATGAATAGGAGAAAGGAAAAAGAGTGAAGAAACAAAAGATAATGTATATGAACACTAGCTACATACAACCTTCTGTTTTTCAGGAGCACGGTTTGCATTTGAACCAAATACAAGCTTCCCCTGTGACTGACGACTAGAAGTTTGAGCGCTTGGAGCAGCAGCAGACTTCCCACTACCTTTAGTAGCATCGGCTTGCTTGTGTGGGGACCCAGAAGAGGAAGGAGGTGGAGGTTGCTGTTTTAAGGATTTCCCATCCAAACGTCTTGCTCCACCAGTAAAAGGATTGAATTTTGGCTCCACTTCTGTTGCAGCCTCTTGAACTGCATGAGCGAAGAATTATTAAGGTGTAGAAGAAAGCTCAAATATAGCAAGTTCTACAGTAATCTACAGGAATAAACAACTATGAATGAAAAAGCGACGTCGTAGAACTGCACCATACTGGTGAAATAACAATTGGCCAGACAATATCACCAAACATCCCAACCAGGAAGTATCATAGTCTTTGCAATTTCAAAGGTCCAAGAATAAAAAGGCGGACAACACGTTCTTGGTCAGAGGTTTTCCAGTTCAGGATATCCAAGTACACTTTATACCATGAACAACATAAATTCAGTATGGGCTGCCCTTTCTAACCACACAAATGTACAAATTATAAATGAACTTGAAGGTGTAGAAAGTTAGGCAAATGCAATACCCATGCAAACTCTGGTGTTATTAAGAGCTTGTAGAACCGGTCTCAACAACCATATCAGATACTACTTTTGTCTCAATTAGATGTTGCCATTTTAATAGTATAAGATAAAAAAGTTTGAATAGGTTTTTGCAGTTGATTATCAGTATTTTCAAAAGAACAATTAAATATGTCCGAAATGTGGAGTTTTCTGTTGACAGGATATCACAGCACAATTAACTAATGTAACCAATATGTGGTACTACTAGAATTTGTGAAGACAAAGAGAACACTAATTTCAGTAAATTTGAAGAATATACACCTTCTGCTGGAGCCTTGCTTGGACGAGAAGGAGCCGTTCTTTCAGGTTCTTTGTAATCAAGTGGGGGAGCAAAGTCTACTTCACAGTCTGTCTCAATAATACTTATTCCACTATAAGGTTTGGTCTCCACAATGTCTATGTAATACTTTTTATTGTTGTAAGCCACCATAATACTATCTCCTGTGGTTAAGCATGAAAAGTTTCTGAGTGTCGTCTCCAAGCTGCATCAATAAGGGAAATAAGTCAAACTACAAAGCCTCCATCAGTATGCTGGTATTTTGTAAATGAGAGTAAATCAATAAGCAACTGAACCAACAAATATTGGCTATGCCAGTTAGCAGATGTAATTCTCCTAAGAAAACAAATCGTACTTATCAATCAACTCACTTAGCTATGCCTAGTATTCAAGCCGGAAACATACAAAATAATAGAGCAATTATAGAATAAGTGTAACACTATCGATCTGGACATCGGGAAGTTAATGCTGTGCATATTCATAAATGGAACACAGACAGATCtaattataaattcatattttatcCCTCAATACAATATCATTTCAATTCTACCTGTACTCGCAGAAGCAGATATTTCAACCACTACACTGCACCATTATTATCTCTCAATTTAAAAGAATAATGAGAAAAACTAATTCAGAAAGTATTTAAACCATAAGCActccttgcatttttttttttttttttttttgaacctgGTAACTGTATAAGCACTCCTTGCATGGATCGCTATGTTTCTCACCTAGGCCCTTTCTCCCTACTTAAATACATGTCAGACAAAAGAACTTCAATCCCGGACAATATAGTGTTCCCCTTTTTCCTAAGGCACTCCCTTTGGTAATTCTAGCTCTACAAGGAAACGTCAACCTCATAAACCATCTAACAAAAAAGTTAATCCAGCAGCAAAGAGGTGATATTGATTATTGCTCTAAGGAGACCCTTTTGCTGAAGCAATATCACTTTAAAACTGAGTCAGCTTTTAGCCCATTAAGCATAATATCTAGTGCACTCTGGCATTTGACTTTTCAATCTCTAATGAGACATATGGTAATTGGTAAGTAATTATCTATCTATACCATAATAAGTGAAAATCCCAGTGAATTTCCTAAATGTTTAAACACAAAATTTCCTCAAGTTCCAGTTTAACTCAACAACATGGACTgacttgatttttttattttttacctcACCCCACTCTCCTATTTTGATGACCATTATCTTCTATACTTGGTTCCAATTTATTCTCCTACTTCTTATGCTGTTCTTTTCCTAAACTGCAGTACAGTAAACTTATTACCTACAGAATTTGATACATTTTCAATATTTTGTTAATATTAGAATATGCTATGGCATCCACTTTTATACTTTAAAGAAGTAAAACTAACTTCAAAAAGTCTACTTCATCTACAGCCTTGGACCCACTTTTCATTTTTTAACACAAGAAATTAAACTCTTAACTTAATAATCATGtaccaacaaaaaaaataaaaaaaat
The sequence above is a segment of the Lycium barbarum isolate Lr01 chromosome 6, ASM1917538v2, whole genome shotgun sequence genome. Coding sequences within it:
- the LOC132599237 gene encoding uncharacterized protein LOC132599237; translation: MFFDGYGYHGRSFEQTYRCYPASFIDKPQLENGDKIIMPPSALDRLASLHIDYPMLFELRNSATERVSHCGVLEFIAEEGMIYMPYWMMQNLFLQEGDIVTVKNVTLPKGKYVKLQPHTKDFLDISNPKAILETTLRNFSCLTTGDSIMVAYNNKKYYIDIVETKPYSGISIIETDCEVDFAPPLDYKEPERTAPSRPSKAPAEVQEAATEVEPKFNPFTGGARRLDGKSLKQQPPPPSSSGSPHKQADATKGSGKSAAAPSAQTSSRQSQGKLVFGSNANRAPEKQKEPVKEEPQKKEEPKFQPFSGKKYSLRG